A region of Ochrobactrum quorumnocens DNA encodes the following proteins:
- a CDS encoding Lrp/AsnC family transcriptional regulator → MDRLDRKILRLLQEDATLAVADVAKKVGLSTTPCWRRIQKLEEDGVIKRRVAILDPVRVNTRVTVFVSVRTSSHSNEWLKRFSEVVQEFPEVIEFYRMSGDVDYLLRIAVPDIAAYDAFYKRLISKIEIRDVSSSFAMEQIKYTTELPLDYMVLDKENN, encoded by the coding sequence ATGGACAGGCTCGACAGAAAAATACTGCGCTTACTGCAGGAAGACGCAACACTGGCGGTAGCAGATGTCGCCAAGAAGGTTGGCCTCTCCACAACCCCTTGCTGGCGCCGCATCCAGAAACTCGAGGAAGACGGCGTCATTAAGCGCCGCGTCGCAATCCTCGACCCTGTACGCGTCAACACACGCGTTACCGTATTCGTATCAGTGCGTACCAGCTCGCACAGCAATGAATGGTTGAAGCGCTTCTCGGAAGTGGTTCAGGAATTCCCTGAGGTCATCGAATTTTACCGCATGAGCGGTGATGTCGATTATCTGCTGCGTATAGCAGTGCCAGATATTGCGGCCTATGACGCGTTTTATAAACGCCTTATCAGCAAGATCGAAATTCGTGATGTGTCCTCATCCTTTGCGATGGAGCAGATCAAGTACACGACCGAACTGCCGCTCGACTACATGGTTCTGGACAAAGAAAACAATTAA
- a CDS encoding uracil-DNA glycosylase family protein, protein MGIMENLDELRHSIRACRICRDTPQFLPPLPHEPNPVCIISDTARIAICGQAPGIRVHNSSLPFNDPSGDRLRQWLGTTREEFYDPARFAIVPMGFCFPGYDKQGGDLPPRRECRQTWHDRVFASMPQLEFILVVGQYALAYHLPEWRKTSLTETVQNWRSFMETPNSAGRTVLPLPHPSWRNSGWLKRNPWFDQEVVPLLRQKVRHLIDVRK, encoded by the coding sequence ATAGGAATAATGGAAAATCTGGACGAGCTAAGGCACTCGATCCGGGCCTGTCGGATTTGCCGTGACACGCCTCAGTTTCTGCCACCTCTGCCGCACGAACCCAATCCGGTATGTATAATCTCGGATACTGCACGCATTGCGATCTGTGGGCAGGCTCCGGGCATTCGAGTGCATAACAGCTCCCTGCCGTTTAACGACCCTTCCGGTGACCGCTTGAGGCAATGGCTCGGCACAACACGCGAAGAGTTTTACGATCCGGCGCGTTTCGCAATTGTGCCAATGGGTTTCTGCTTTCCTGGTTATGACAAACAGGGCGGTGATCTTCCCCCGCGCCGCGAATGTCGTCAGACTTGGCACGACCGCGTCTTTGCTTCTATGCCGCAACTCGAGTTCATTCTTGTCGTCGGGCAGTATGCACTCGCCTATCATTTGCCCGAATGGCGCAAAACCAGCCTCACAGAAACAGTCCAGAACTGGCGCAGCTTTATGGAAACGCCGAATTCTGCCGGACGAACAGTTTTACCTCTGCCGCACCCATCCTGGCGCAACAGCGGCTGGCTCAAACGGAATCCTTGGTTTGATCAGGAAGTCGTTCCTCTCCTTCGCCAAAAAGTCCGTCACCTGATCGACGTTAGAAAATAA
- a CDS encoding thermonuclease family protein, with protein MSNRRRYYRRPYQTGQRRRGGAFRSIFLTLLIFSALVAIIVSLPVNRQPKESLAGTVYVIDGDTVILNKVHIRLLGIDAPEMEQSCQTGERTYLCGREARNALRGRISGAAIRCEKEGIDKYGRDLGRCYLGETDLNRWMVEQGWAVSYGDYRSEEVVARREKLGLWAGSFEAPYQWRKEHQKPNVEAETGHEAPSSDAISDVINYIRGCVSALFNSLWSGAQ; from the coding sequence ATGAGCAACAGACGGCGCTATTACCGGCGACCATATCAGACAGGACAAAGAAGAAGAGGTGGAGCTTTCCGCAGCATCTTCTTAACTTTGCTTATCTTTTCCGCTCTCGTTGCAATTATCGTATCTCTGCCAGTCAACCGTCAGCCCAAAGAATCATTGGCGGGCACCGTCTATGTTATTGATGGCGACACCGTCATTCTCAACAAGGTTCACATCCGCCTTTTGGGTATCGACGCACCGGAGATGGAGCAAAGCTGTCAGACCGGTGAACGCACCTATCTCTGCGGTCGGGAAGCGCGCAATGCGCTGCGCGGCAGAATCAGCGGAGCTGCGATTCGCTGCGAAAAAGAAGGGATTGATAAATACGGGCGAGATCTCGGGCGATGCTATCTTGGTGAGACCGATCTTAACCGTTGGATGGTGGAACAGGGCTGGGCTGTCTCTTATGGCGACTATAGAAGCGAAGAGGTCGTCGCCCGCCGTGAAAAACTTGGGTTATGGGCGGGTAGCTTTGAAGCACCTTACCAATGGCGCAAAGAGCATCAGAAGCCAAATGTAGAGGCGGAAACGGGCCACGAGGCGCCCTCATCCGATGCAATCAGCGATGTGATCAACTATATCAGAGGCTGCGTCTCTGCTCTGTTCAACTCTCTCTGGTCTGGAGCCCAATAG
- a CDS encoding tetratricopeptide repeat protein: protein MRIRSFSYPLIAAALGLAIVCNSASAFDLNDDSEKSRSPFELFKFGFSAYKSGHKDEAIKALRYAAERGHQGAKWKLARMYADGDGVAENDYEAYQIFEKIVRDGAEPGSENEPYVADALVALAGYVRRGIPGSPVDSDPKFARNLYVQAASNFGDPAAQYELGKMLLDGEGGERNSMQAARWFQLAAKKGNASAQAMLGNMLFQAGKTVRGLAMLTAAFERCPTEDCTWIRDMQEQAFSIAGEADRRNAIALSSNYVAKGDF from the coding sequence ATGCGTATTCGCAGTTTTTCATATCCCCTTATCGCTGCGGCACTTGGCTTGGCCATTGTCTGCAACAGCGCTTCGGCATTTGATCTGAACGATGACTCTGAAAAATCACGTAGTCCGTTCGAACTCTTCAAGTTCGGTTTCTCTGCCTATAAGAGCGGCCACAAGGACGAAGCCATCAAGGCGCTGCGTTATGCAGCTGAACGTGGTCATCAGGGTGCCAAGTGGAAGCTTGCTCGCATGTATGCCGATGGCGACGGCGTTGCAGAGAACGATTATGAAGCCTATCAGATTTTTGAAAAGATCGTCCGCGACGGTGCAGAACCGGGTTCTGAGAACGAACCCTATGTCGCTGATGCGCTGGTCGCACTCGCAGGCTATGTAAGGCGCGGTATTCCGGGTTCCCCGGTTGATTCTGATCCAAAGTTCGCACGTAACCTCTATGTGCAGGCTGCATCCAACTTTGGCGATCCTGCTGCTCAGTATGAACTTGGCAAGATGCTACTGGACGGCGAGGGCGGAGAACGCAATTCAATGCAGGCGGCTCGTTGGTTCCAGCTTGCAGCCAAGAAGGGGAATGCAAGCGCGCAGGCCATGCTGGGCAATATGCTGTTTCAGGCTGGAAAGACCGTTCGCGGCCTTGCCATGCTCACCGCAGCGTTCGAGCGTTGCCCGACGGAGGATTGCACCTGGATTCGCGATATGCAGGAACAGGCTTTCTCAATCGCCGGTGAAGCTGACCGCCGCAATGCCATAGCTCTCTCCAGCAACTATGTTGCCAAAGGCGACTTTTAG
- the xth gene encoding exodeoxyribonuclease III — MKIATWNINGVKARIENLQHWLKESSPDIACLQEIKSVDDLFPRLEIEALGYHVETHGQKGFNGVAILSKKSPDEVNRGLPGDDSDEQARFIEAVFSTEKGVLRVVSLYLPNGNPVDTEKFPYKLSWMQRLENWAKSRLELEEPLVLAGDYNVIPEPNDAKNPQQWLGDALFQPQSRQAFRRLENMGFTETVRAATDEDGVYTFWDYQAGAWQKNNGIRIDHLLLSPEAANHFVSTDIEKHVRAWEKPSDHVPVTVTLSV, encoded by the coding sequence ATGAAAATCGCGACATGGAACATTAATGGCGTCAAGGCGCGTATCGAAAACCTCCAGCATTGGCTGAAGGAATCGTCGCCTGATATCGCCTGCCTTCAGGAAATCAAGTCGGTGGATGATCTGTTCCCGCGACTAGAGATTGAAGCGCTCGGCTATCACGTCGAAACTCATGGTCAGAAGGGCTTTAACGGGGTCGCTATCCTTTCCAAAAAATCGCCTGATGAAGTCAATCGCGGGTTACCCGGCGATGACAGCGATGAACAGGCGCGCTTCATTGAAGCCGTTTTCTCGACGGAAAAGGGTGTTCTCCGTGTGGTGTCGCTATATTTGCCCAACGGTAATCCGGTAGATACAGAGAAATTCCCTTACAAGCTTTCCTGGATGCAGAGGCTGGAAAACTGGGCGAAGAGCCGACTTGAACTGGAAGAGCCACTTGTTCTCGCTGGCGATTATAACGTCATCCCGGAGCCTAATGACGCGAAAAACCCGCAGCAATGGCTCGGTGACGCGCTGTTTCAGCCGCAATCACGTCAGGCGTTCCGTCGGCTTGAAAATATGGGCTTTACCGAAACAGTTCGTGCGGCAACGGATGAAGACGGCGTCTATACATTCTGGGATTATCAGGCCGGTGCGTGGCAGAAGAACAATGGCATTCGCATCGATCATCTGTTGTTGTCGCCGGAAGCGGCAAACCATTTCGTTTCAACAGATATCGAAAAACACGTCAGAGCGTGGGAAAAGCCGTCAGATCATGTGCCTGTGACGGTAACATTGTCCGTCTGA
- a CDS encoding tellurite resistance TerB family protein, whose protein sequence is MFDAKKLLDQFLGSQIPGMSGSVRDKAGQATDLAKKNPLATGAIAAAILGTKTGRKLAGNVATAGGIAAIAGLGYLAYKNYKSGQAPQTAETAPQAAEPQAAGQPVLLPPPPADSPFHPQSPTMSNSFALTLVQAMIAAAKADGHIDDAERARIMEKVQISGLDDEAEAFFEKELADPIDIDALVAAAQTEEQKVELYTASRLTIDPDSRSERGYLDMLAGRLGLPDALVDHIDATVSSVKAAPVQTES, encoded by the coding sequence ATGTTCGACGCCAAAAAGCTTCTCGATCAGTTTCTGGGATCACAAATTCCCGGCATGTCTGGAAGCGTTCGCGATAAGGCAGGGCAGGCCACCGATCTGGCCAAGAAAAACCCCTTGGCTACTGGCGCAATTGCTGCCGCAATTCTCGGTACAAAGACCGGACGCAAGCTCGCCGGTAATGTAGCGACAGCAGGCGGTATCGCAGCTATCGCTGGTCTGGGTTATCTCGCCTACAAGAATTACAAGTCTGGCCAAGCGCCGCAGACCGCAGAAACCGCGCCGCAGGCCGCAGAACCACAGGCAGCAGGGCAGCCTGTATTGCTTCCGCCGCCACCGGCAGATTCTCCGTTTCATCCGCAGTCGCCGACCATGAGCAACAGTTTTGCACTGACGCTTGTGCAGGCAATGATTGCTGCTGCGAAGGCTGACGGCCATATCGATGATGCGGAACGCGCACGCATCATGGAAAAGGTTCAGATTTCAGGCCTTGATGATGAAGCGGAAGCTTTCTTTGAGAAGGAACTCGCTGATCCGATTGATATCGATGCGTTGGTAGCCGCTGCTCAGACTGAAGAACAGAAGGTCGAGCTTTATACCGCTTCGCGTCTGACCATCGACCCCGACAGCCGTTCAGAGCGTGGATATCTCGATATGCTGGCTGGTCGTCTTGGTTTACCGGATGCGCTGGTCGACCACATCGATGCGACGGTTTCATCTGTTAAAGCGGCTCCAGTCCAGACTGAATCGTAG
- the erpA gene encoding iron-sulfur cluster insertion protein ErpA, whose translation MTDITVSESAAKRIAKIISSEPGKTALRVSVEGGGCSGFSYKYDLVDDQSDDDIVIEKLGAKVLIDSISVPYMDGSQIDFVDDLMGQSFQIRNPNATASCGCGTSFAI comes from the coding sequence ATGACAGACATTACCGTTTCTGAATCCGCAGCCAAGCGGATTGCAAAAATTATCAGTTCCGAACCGGGCAAAACCGCACTTCGCGTTTCTGTCGAGGGCGGCGGCTGCTCTGGCTTTTCTTACAAGTATGATCTGGTTGACGATCAATCCGATGATGACATCGTCATCGAAAAGCTTGGCGCCAAGGTACTGATCGACTCGATCTCCGTTCCTTACATGGATGGTTCCCAGATCGATTTCGTCGACGACCTGATGGGACAATCGTTTCAGATCCGCAATCCGAACGCCACGGCATCCTGCGGCTGCGGCACAAGCTTCGCAATCTGA
- a CDS encoding deoxyguanosinetriphosphate triphosphohydrolase codes for MSPEGIGSLEGIGFGYRERAPYACNPALTRGRLVPEPESATRTPFQRDRDRIIHSTAFRRLKHKTQVFIAHEGDHYRTRLTHTIEVAQIARALARALRLDEDLAEAVALVHDFGHTPFGHTGEEALNERMKLYGGFDHNAQSLRIVTKLEHRYADFDGLNLSWETLEGLVKHNGPLVGPFASHSDEPVPLPILDFNERYDLELSRFASLEAQCAAIADDIAYNAHDIDDGLRSGLLTLEGLDEVPLTKRLLDLVKTRYPALDPVRTGHELVRRQITIMVEDVIAESQRRITAANPQNLEDVHAQPRALVGFSDTMRDEEKVLKRFLFKNLYFHDSVVVRRHAADKIVQDLFDICFDDTTIMPAEWQSGCETLDEAGRARRVADYLAGMTDNYAVREHRRLFDHTPDLA; via the coding sequence ATGTCCCCGGAAGGAATTGGATCGCTGGAAGGAATTGGCTTCGGTTATCGCGAACGCGCGCCCTACGCCTGCAATCCTGCCCTGACCCGTGGACGGCTGGTTCCTGAGCCTGAAAGCGCAACGCGAACGCCTTTCCAGCGCGATCGCGACCGAATCATTCACTCGACGGCCTTTCGTCGCCTCAAACATAAGACGCAGGTTTTCATTGCCCATGAAGGCGATCACTATCGAACCCGTCTGACCCATACCATCGAGGTGGCGCAGATTGCCCGCGCGCTGGCGCGTGCTTTGCGACTGGATGAAGATCTCGCGGAGGCCGTGGCCCTTGTGCATGATTTTGGACATACGCCGTTCGGTCATACCGGCGAAGAAGCGCTCAATGAGCGTATGAAGCTCTATGGTGGCTTTGACCATAACGCGCAGTCCCTGCGTATTGTGACGAAGCTTGAACACCGCTATGCGGATTTTGACGGGCTAAACCTCTCGTGGGAAACCCTCGAAGGGCTGGTAAAGCATAATGGTCCGTTGGTCGGTCCCTTTGCCTCACATTCAGATGAGCCGGTTCCACTGCCCATCCTCGATTTTAATGAACGCTATGATCTCGAATTGTCGCGCTTTGCGAGCCTTGAGGCGCAATGTGCTGCCATCGCAGACGATATTGCTTACAACGCTCATGATATCGACGACGGCCTGCGCTCCGGCCTGCTGACGCTAGAAGGTCTCGACGAAGTGCCGTTGACCAAGCGCTTGCTCGATCTGGTAAAGACGCGCTATCCCGCGCTTGATCCTGTGCGTACGGGCCATGAACTGGTCCGTCGGCAAATCACCATCATGGTCGAAGACGTGATTGCTGAATCTCAGCGCCGTATCACTGCTGCCAATCCTCAGAATTTAGAGGATGTGCACGCACAACCGCGCGCGCTTGTGGGCTTCTCGGATACGATGAGGGACGAAGAAAAAGTCCTGAAGCGCTTTTTGTTCAAGAACCTCTATTTTCACGACAGCGTCGTTGTTCGCAGGCATGCAGCCGATAAAATCGTGCAAGACCTGTTCGATATTTGTTTTGATGATACCACCATCATGCCAGCGGAATGGCAATCGGGCTGCGAAACGCTTGATGAGGCGGGCCGTGCTCGTCGTGTCGCCGACTATCTGGCCGGTATGACTGACAATTATGCAGTGCGAGAACACCGACGATTGTTTGACCATACACCCGATTTAGCTTAA